In Anaerolineales bacterium, one DNA window encodes the following:
- the tsaE gene encoding tRNA (adenosine(37)-N6)-threonylcarbamoyltransferase complex ATPase subunit type 1 TsaE, producing MPILDAHMLEFFSRSPEQTRRIGVRLGGMLRAGDMICLQGDLGAGKTTFTQGLAQGWGSLDPVSSPTFILVNQYRRTDGSRLFHLDAYRLDSVPEAEELDLDSMLVEGALIVEWPERLGGLIPAENLWIRLDHISEEHRQMSFKAHGKRHDELLDGIRQSMLGGL from the coding sequence ATGCCCATTTTAGATGCACATATGCTGGAGTTTTTCAGCCGCAGTCCGGAACAGACGCGCCGTATCGGGGTGCGCCTTGGCGGAATGCTGCGGGCGGGGGATATGATCTGTCTGCAAGGCGACCTCGGCGCGGGCAAAACCACGTTCACGCAGGGGCTGGCACAGGGCTGGGGTTCGCTTGATCCGGTTTCAAGCCCGACGTTCATTCTTGTTAATCAATATCGCCGCACCGACGGCAGCCGCCTCTTTCACCTGGATGCATACCGCCTCGACTCCGTGCCGGAAGCGGAGGAACTCGACCTTGACTCCATGCTGGTTGAGGGGGCGCTCATTGTCGAATGGCCCGAGCGGCTGGGCGGCCTGATTCCCGCTGAAAATTTGTGGATCAGGCTTGACCATATTTCGGAAGAACATCGTCAGATGAGTTTCAAAGCGCATGGCAAACGCCATGATGAATTACTGGACGGCATTCGCCAGTCCATGCTTGGAGGGCTGTGA
- a CDS encoding glycosyltransferase, whose translation MESQHMEQEIPVASLRIGLFTDTYAPQVNGVSVSLQMISEGLKDRGHQVTIFAPRFPGYKDDQPNVMRLPSLKYLNNPPIYVAVLGTPRSTWSLTRKHFDVLHAHSPLSVGLLAYLTASTKRLPLIYTYHTSITDYTHYVKFIGGTRVLKYAAGWFSSASTNLGDQIVVPSPKFQRLLLAQKVSSPIHVIPNGIDLGMFKAARNPGSLRNRLGVGPEAPILLTVGRMDPEKRLDFIVDAFVRISERHPNAQLVFAGDGSARKGLETKVAGTRVKERIHFLGMVNRADLPGVLQDATLFLSASTTEVHPISVIEAIASGLPLVAVEDEAFEGMIENDRNGYMVPLDVNTFADIAADLLADPEKVSQFGKHSMLLSEKYSIEAQVMALEKLYIEAILQNWRGNFFQRMISRNMNNIPGRINRIIRTEIKKRMPGRKDE comes from the coding sequence ATGGAATCACAACACATGGAACAGGAAATACCCGTCGCTTCCCTGCGTATCGGGCTTTTTACGGATACCTACGCTCCGCAGGTGAATGGGGTGTCCGTTTCCCTGCAAATGATCTCGGAGGGCTTGAAAGACCGCGGACACCAGGTGACCATCTTTGCGCCGCGTTTCCCCGGTTATAAGGATGACCAGCCAAATGTCATGCGCCTGCCTTCCTTGAAGTATTTGAACAATCCCCCCATTTATGTGGCCGTACTGGGGACGCCGCGCTCCACATGGTCGCTGACCCGCAAGCATTTCGATGTTTTGCATGCGCACAGCCCGTTGAGCGTGGGTTTGCTGGCGTATCTCACGGCATCCACCAAGCGATTGCCGTTGATCTACACCTATCACACATCCATTACGGATTACACCCATTATGTCAAGTTCATAGGCGGGACGAGAGTCTTGAAATATGCGGCGGGCTGGTTCAGTTCGGCTTCCACCAATCTCGGCGACCAGATCGTTGTGCCGTCTCCAAAATTCCAACGCCTGTTGCTGGCGCAAAAGGTAAGCAGCCCGATCCATGTGATTCCAAACGGGATTGATCTGGGCATGTTCAAGGCGGCCAGGAATCCCGGAAGTCTGCGAAACAGGCTGGGGGTGGGTCCCGAAGCGCCGATCCTCCTGACGGTGGGACGCATGGACCCGGAGAAGCGTCTCGATTTCATCGTGGATGCGTTTGTCCGCATTTCGGAACGTCACCCGAATGCGCAGCTTGTCTTTGCAGGCGATGGAAGTGCGCGCAAGGGACTTGAGACGAAAGTGGCGGGGACGCGGGTCAAGGAGCGCATCCATTTTTTGGGGATGGTCAACCGTGCGGATTTGCCCGGTGTGCTTCAGGATGCAACGCTCTTTCTCTCCGCCTCCACGACGGAGGTGCATCCCATTTCAGTGATCGAGGCGATTGCTTCGGGTTTGCCGTTGGTGGCGGTGGAGGACGAGGCCTTCGAGGGCATGATCGAGAATGACCGGAATGGATATATGGTTCCGCTGGATGTAAACACCTTTGCGGATATCGCTGCCGACCTGCTGGCCGATCCTGAAAAAGTCTCGCAGTTCGGAAAACATTCCATGCTGTTGAGCGAAAAGTATTCCATCGAGGCACAGGTGATGGCTTTGGAGAAGTTGTATATCGAAGCCATCCTGCAAAACTGGCGGGGTAATTTCTTCCAACGAATGATCTCGAGAAATATGAATAATATCCCGGGGCGGATAAACCGCATCATCCGCACAGAGATCAAGAAAAGGATGCCTGGCAGGAAGGATGAATAA
- a CDS encoding DUF951 domain-containing protein has product MLPDLQLNDHLRLRKPHPCGSYEWMVVRLGADIGLECRGCQHRVMLTRRELAKRMKINLSRQEREKPTDPKGV; this is encoded by the coding sequence ATGCTTCCCGACCTGCAATTGAACGACCACCTGCGCCTGCGCAAACCGCATCCCTGCGGCTCGTATGAGTGGATGGTGGTGCGTCTCGGCGCGGATATTGGACTGGAATGCAGGGGCTGCCAGCACCGTGTCATGCTTACGCGCCGCGAACTTGCGAAACGCATGAAGATCAACCTTTCCCGGCAGGAACGTGAAAAACCAACAGACCCCAAAGGCGTATAA
- a CDS encoding thioesterase family protein: protein MADYKFFHPTEVRYGDLDPQGHVNNAKYLTYFEQARVYYFMQLGLFTKDQSFMEIGVIVADIHITYHAPTHYGDPLKVGVRTAKIGNKSMTVEQCVMDANTGRVMASGTVALVTFDYEGLKTIPVPDEWRKKITEFERLNV, encoded by the coding sequence ATGGCCGATTACAAATTCTTCCACCCCACCGAAGTCCGCTACGGAGATCTGGACCCGCAGGGACATGTCAACAACGCGAAATACCTGACGTACTTCGAGCAGGCGCGTGTCTACTATTTCATGCAACTGGGTTTGTTCACCAAGGACCAGTCCTTCATGGAGATCGGCGTCATCGTCGCGGACATCCACATCACCTACCATGCCCCCACCCATTACGGCGATCCGCTCAAGGTCGGCGTGCGGACCGCGAAGATCGGCAACAAGTCCATGACGGTGGAGCAGTGCGTGATGGACGCGAACACCGGCAGGGTCATGGCAAGCGGAACGGTGGCGCTGGTCACATTCGATTACGAAGGCTTGAAGACCATTCCCGTCCCTGATGAGTGGCGGAAGAAGATCACAGAGTTTGAAAGGTTGAATGTTTAA
- a CDS encoding M42 family metallopeptidase encodes MSLPKIDERYFTDFLVDLLNVPSPTGFAGAAIDFVEKELSKYKQLKLSRTRKGALLAKWEVDSDLPPVALTAHVDTLGAVVKEIKPNGRLKLSKIGGVQWPTVETEGVWVFTTNGEKIRGSVLIDVASGHIHSGADLPRDDKHLEVRLDARTTSEKETRALGINIGDCTAFDTRTEVTNGFIRSRFLDDKACVANLVAAVKSMGESGQSPLRSAYFLISNYEEVGHGAAAGIPDEVAELVTVDMAVVGEGQASDEFHATLCIKDSGGPYHEGLNKKLSGIAVKHGIPYKTDVYPFYGSDGEAFWRAGGDVAMSLIGPGIDASHNYERAHMDGLNATTNWIMAYLLEK; translated from the coding sequence ATGTCCCTCCCAAAAATTGACGAAAGATATTTCACCGACTTCCTCGTTGACCTGCTCAACGTCCCTTCGCCGACAGGCTTTGCCGGCGCGGCAATAGATTTTGTGGAAAAGGAACTTTCCAAGTATAAGCAGTTGAAACTTTCACGCACGCGCAAGGGCGCACTGCTTGCAAAATGGGAAGTTGACTCCGACCTGCCGCCTGTCGCATTGACCGCACATGTGGACACGCTCGGGGCGGTGGTGAAGGAGATCAAACCCAATGGACGCTTGAAGTTAAGCAAGATCGGCGGGGTGCAATGGCCTACGGTGGAAACCGAAGGCGTGTGGGTCTTCACCACCAACGGCGAAAAGATTCGCGGATCGGTGTTGATCGATGTCGCGTCCGGTCACATCCACAGCGGTGCTGACCTTCCACGCGATGACAAGCATTTGGAAGTCCGCCTCGATGCGCGTACGACTTCGGAAAAAGAAACCCGTGCATTGGGAATCAACATCGGCGATTGTACAGCCTTCGACACGCGCACCGAAGTGACGAATGGTTTCATCCGCTCGCGGTTTCTCGATGACAAGGCGTGCGTTGCGAATCTTGTCGCGGCGGTCAAGTCCATGGGGGAATCAGGCCAGAGTCCGCTGCGAAGCGCGTATTTCCTCATCAGTAACTATGAAGAAGTTGGGCATGGCGCGGCGGCGGGCATCCCCGATGAAGTTGCGGAGTTGGTCACGGTGGACATGGCGGTCGTCGGCGAGGGACAGGCGTCGGATGAATTCCACGCCACACTGTGCATCAAGGACAGCGGGGGTCCGTATCACGAAGGCTTGAACAAAAAACTGAGCGGCATCGCCGTGAAGCATGGCATCCCATACAAAACGGATGTGTATCCGTTTTACGGTTCGGATGGCGAAGCGTTCTGGCGCGCAGGCGGCGACGTGGCCATGTCGCTGATCGGCCCCGGCATCGATGCCTCGCACAACTACGAGCGTGCCCACATGGACGGCTTGAACGCCACGACCAACTGGATCATGGCGTACTTGTTGGAAAAGTAA
- a CDS encoding peroxiredoxin family protein, with the protein MTIDSIEAKIGSLAPDFKLPATNGQEISLRAFRGKQNVIVFFIRETTCYQCRTHVAHLGRMYDQFRESGTEVIVILGEDVEKAQKYAEGIKLPFPILCDPDRAVYNLYELEKYFLLFQRTASLVVDKDGIVRYLKRTTIPNVWLQESRELYGFVDSLNEEQKI; encoded by the coding sequence ATGACCATCGACTCAATCGAAGCCAAGATTGGCTCGCTCGCCCCGGACTTCAAACTGCCCGCCACCAACGGGCAGGAGATTTCGCTGAGGGCTTTCCGCGGCAAACAAAATGTGATCGTCTTCTTCATCCGTGAGACGACCTGTTATCAATGCCGCACGCATGTGGCACACCTCGGGCGGATGTACGACCAATTCCGTGAATCAGGGACGGAGGTCATTGTCATTTTGGGTGAAGATGTGGAAAAGGCGCAAAAATATGCCGAGGGGATCAAATTGCCCTTCCCGATCCTGTGCGACCCGGACCGCGCCGTGTATAACCTGTACGAGTTGGAGAAATACTTCCTGCTCTTCCAGCGGACAGCCTCCCTGGTGGTGGACAAGGATGGCATCGTCCGCTATTTGAAACGAACCACCATCCCGAACGTCTGGCTGCAGGAAAGCCGCGAGTTGTACGGGTTTGTGGACAGTTTGAACGAAGAGCAGAAAATTTGA
- a CDS encoding TIGR03617 family F420-dependent LLM class oxidoreductase, with protein MKLDAALPPVQLKDVHAVAKAAEEIGFAALWTQETQHDPFLPCTLIAEHTSKMEFGTAIAVSFARSPANLAYTAWDLAAQSGGRFMLGLGTQVKAHIERRFGMPWPESVTGKLREQIQVIRALWDSWQNGTKLNFRGEYYKITLMSPFFNAGAIENPNIPIYIAGVNTGLARLAGELCEGFHAHPFNSPRYMNEVILPAIQEGLQKSGRKRGDITVSMTPFVAATPEEVGFARMQVAFYASTPSYKPVMDLHGWGETAEKLSGFAAKGEWHEMPMLITDEMLAEFCLMTTQENLASDLKKRYEGIADRLTLYTPFVPGEKDAWWRGLTRAFQKKDNFYESSK; from the coding sequence ATGAAACTGGATGCTGCCCTCCCCCCTGTTCAATTGAAGGATGTCCACGCCGTTGCGAAAGCCGCCGAAGAGATCGGCTTCGCCGCGTTGTGGACCCAGGAAACCCAGCACGATCCGTTTTTGCCCTGCACGCTGATCGCGGAGCACACGTCAAAGATGGAATTCGGGACTGCCATTGCCGTGTCGTTTGCGCGCTCACCTGCCAACCTCGCCTACACCGCATGGGATCTGGCGGCACAGTCCGGCGGACGATTCATGTTGGGGTTGGGCACACAGGTCAAGGCGCACATCGAGAGGCGCTTTGGGATGCCGTGGCCCGAATCCGTGACAGGCAAACTGCGCGAGCAGATCCAGGTCATCCGCGCCTTGTGGGACAGCTGGCAGAACGGCACGAAGTTGAACTTCCGCGGCGAATATTATAAGATCACGCTCATGTCGCCGTTTTTCAATGCGGGGGCAATTGAGAATCCAAACATCCCGATCTATATTGCAGGTGTGAATACGGGACTCGCCAGACTCGCTGGCGAACTGTGCGAGGGATTCCACGCGCACCCGTTCAACAGTCCGCGCTACATGAATGAAGTGATCCTGCCCGCCATCCAGGAGGGCTTGCAAAAAAGCGGACGCAAACGCGGCGACATCACCGTCTCGATGACTCCCTTCGTGGCGGCCACGCCCGAAGAAGTTGGCTTTGCGCGGATGCAGGTCGCGTTCTACGCATCCACGCCTTCATACAAGCCCGTCATGGACCTGCACGGCTGGGGCGAGACTGCTGAAAAACTTTCGGGTTTCGCCGCCAAAGGCGAATGGCACGAAATGCCCATGCTGATCACCGATGAGATGCTGGCAGAGTTTTGCCTGATGACCACGCAGGAAAATCTCGCATCCGATCTGAAGAAACGCTACGAAGGCATTGCCGATAGGCTGACGCTGTACACGCCGTTCGTCCCCGGCGAGAAGGATGCGTGGTGGCGGGGGTTGACAAGAGCCTTCCAAAAAAAGGATAACTTCTATGAATCAAGCAAATGA
- a CDS encoding transposase, with translation MATTWARTGKRPVFRRVTKDRRALSTAVALTLTGKIYKKCFEGSIKSDNLIEALEHLRRQVPGKIILIWDRARIHLSKLTKAYLCQHPEIMIEELPAYAPQLNPEEYCHGNVKQHLRNARPTSKEEIRSMLDRGFARLRRRPDLLLGFFHAAGLSVRQLQLT, from the coding sequence TTGGCTACGACGTGGGCTCGGACTGGCAAGAGACCCGTTTTTCGACGGGTAACCAAAGATCGTCGAGCGCTATCGACAGCCGTAGCGCTGACACTTACAGGCAAGATCTACAAGAAATGTTTTGAAGGTTCGATAAAAAGCGATAACTTGATTGAGGCACTTGAACACCTCCGTAGGCAGGTACCTGGAAAAATCATCTTGATCTGGGATCGAGCCCGTATTCATCTTAGCAAGCTCACCAAAGCTTATCTCTGCCAGCATCCTGAGATCATGATTGAAGAGTTACCTGCTTACGCTCCACAGCTCAATCCGGAAGAGTATTGTCACGGAAATGTTAAACAACATCTCAGAAATGCTCGTCCAACTTCTAAAGAGGAGATTCGCTCAATGCTTGATCGTGGTTTTGCTCGCTTGCGTCGTCGACCAGACTTACTTCTTGGCTTCTTTCATGCCGCCGGTCTTTCTGTTAGGCAACTTCAGTTAACCTGA
- a CDS encoding winged helix-turn-helix domain-containing protein, whose protein sequence is MEERRLEGGRLLKAGKMSKAEISRHLGVSRATVGQWARIIETKGMRGLQKRKAAGSEPKLSNPQKQSLKRKLERGALANGYPTDRWTLDRVQKLIKREFDVTYHPNYLNRLLRKLGFSPQKPMPQAIEQEKELVEAWLLGDWPRIKKVTSSQSKNRILG, encoded by the coding sequence ATGGAAGAAAGACGGCTTGAAGGTGGACGGCTGTTGAAAGCTGGAAAAATGTCAAAAGCCGAAATCTCAAGACACCTCGGAGTAAGCCGGGCCACGGTCGGCCAATGGGCCAGAATCATAGAAACAAAAGGTATGCGCGGACTCCAAAAAAGAAAAGCGGCTGGTAGCGAGCCGAAGTTGAGTAATCCACAAAAGCAAAGCTTAAAGAGGAAGCTGGAACGAGGGGCTTTGGCGAATGGATATCCAACTGATCGCTGGACATTGGACCGTGTCCAAAAATTGATCAAAAGAGAATTTGATGTCACTTATCATCCGAATTACCTCAATCGATTGTTGCGCAAACTAGGTTTCAGTCCACAAAAGCCAATGCCACAGGCTATTGAACAGGAAAAAGAGTTAGTGGAAGCTTGGTTGCTAGGAGATTGGCCAAGGATAAAAAAAGTCACATCGTCTCAAAGCAAAAATCGTATTTTGGGATGA
- a CDS encoding ATP-binding protein, with protein sequence MGSVERVHFDFKEKHDRRDAILHENDRKNLAKAVSGFANSGGGVLIWGIEDKTLKPKQITNVQQFVQNLLELAPQITEPIVGNIDGCWIDLDNERKDGYGIVFIPESVFPPHRVILNIEEIKNHYFFRSGSTFNIASHTMLEDMFGRRPKPNLSLSKTINHTSSKEKFQNFTIILGIENKGRGSAKSPFLDINVQQPYAISSSGIDGNGAFGLPRLPGIITERHQRFGSSQTNVIHPGVTLEVAAIKVELDISKLEKPPELVIDYQIAAEGVYLISGQEVIDLAEIPPKFNLQY encoded by the coding sequence ATAGGATCCGTTGAGCGTGTTCATTTTGATTTCAAAGAAAAACATGACAGAAGAGATGCGATCCTTCATGAGAACGATCGAAAAAACTTAGCAAAAGCTGTTTCTGGTTTTGCCAATTCTGGTGGTGGTGTTTTGATTTGGGGAATTGAAGATAAAACATTAAAGCCAAAACAAATAACAAACGTACAGCAATTTGTGCAAAACTTACTTGAGCTCGCCCCTCAAATAACTGAGCCAATAGTTGGAAATATAGACGGATGCTGGATAGATTTGGACAATGAAAGAAAAGATGGTTATGGAATAGTATTTATTCCTGAAAGTGTATTCCCTCCTCACCGTGTAATACTTAATATTGAAGAAATAAAAAATCATTATTTTTTCAGAAGTGGCAGCACCTTCAACATAGCTTCGCATACAATGCTCGAGGATATGTTTGGGCGAAGACCAAAACCGAATCTGAGCTTAAGTAAGACAATCAACCATACAAGCAGTAAAGAGAAATTTCAGAATTTCACAATAATCTTGGGCATTGAAAATAAAGGGCGAGGATCAGCTAAATCGCCATTCCTTGATATAAATGTGCAGCAACCATATGCAATTTCAAGCTCTGGCATTGATGGTAATGGTGCTTTTGGTTTGCCAAGGTTGCCAGGAATTATTACTGAACGACATCAACGATTCGGCTCATCTCAAACTAATGTTATTCACCCTGGCGTAACACTCGAGGTTGCTGCAATAAAAGTTGAGTTAGACATATCGAAACTTGAAAAACCGCCTGAGTTAGTTATCGATTATCAAATTGCCGCGGAGGGTGTTTATCTTATTAGCGGACAAGAGGTTATAGATCTTGCTGAGATACCACCTAAATTCAACTTACAATATTAG
- a CDS encoding nucleoside triphosphate pyrophosphohydrolase family protein — MKFSDYQTKSRVTAKYPAIGHGVIYPTLGLVNEAGEVAGKIKKIFRDKNGVIGEAEREALKAELGDVLWYLAQACTELEISLEEVAESNLTKLLDRQARGTIQGDGDNR, encoded by the coding sequence ATGAAATTCAGTGACTACCAAACCAAATCCCGCGTCACCGCAAAATACCCCGCCATCGGGCATGGGGTCATCTACCCGACTCTCGGCCTTGTCAACGAGGCGGGAGAGGTGGCGGGCAAGATCAAGAAAATTTTCAGGGACAAAAACGGAGTCATCGGCGAGGCGGAGCGGGAGGCGCTCAAAGCCGAACTGGGCGACGTGCTCTGGTATCTCGCCCAGGCCTGCACCGAACTGGAAATTTCCCTCGAGGAAGTCGCCGAATCCAATTTAACCAAGCTTTTGGACAGGCAGGCGCGCGGTACGATTCAAGGCGATGGAGACAACCGATAA
- a CDS encoding ATP-dependent Clp protease ATP-binding subunit has product MAGMERFTQRARRVLSLAHQEAERARQNSIGTEHLLLGLMDEEGGVAGRVLRDLGMTSDRVREVVARVSGNPVNFDPNLIELAAETQQVLEFAVDEARRLGHHYIGTEHILLGLVRVESVAMEVLRKLGVTPDQIRRQTRRVLNESASSSPTPAGPPSGSRGASAANPKTPLVDQLASDLTSKAEEKKLDPVIGRQMEIERVIQILARRTKNNPALIGEPGVGKTAIVEGLAQRIVEGDVPAPLMNKRVLQLDVGSLVAGTMYRGQFEERLKRIIDELKTSGAILFIDEVHMLVGAGAAGSSVDAANILKPALSRGELQVIGATTLDEYRKHIESDAALERRFQPVQVDEPSEEETIAILKGVRSAYEEHHHLVISDEALEAAAHLSSRYVTERFLPDKAIDLIDESSSRVRMYKSPAAKHAKDLFGQLRAARQNRTLALEEGNNEDIKEWEEREMDLGQQIERLRTGWDRANSPVVSAEDIAEVVSMWTGVPLMQLAEAESQRLLKMEDELRKGIIGQEDAIIAISRAVRRARAGLKDPKRPIGSFMFLGPTGVGKTELTKTLAKFMFGSEDAAIQLDMSEFMERHTAARLVGAPPGYVGYEDAGQLTEALRRRPYSIVVFDEIEKAHPEVHNMLLQIMEEGHLSDAKGRKVDFRNAIIVMTSNIGADVIKKQSSLGFALKRDEVTEERLSYEEMRKKLSESLKRAFRPEFINRMDSVVIFRSLNRDDILKIVSLELDKVSERIKDHNLVLNATSEALASLAEQGFDTEFGARPLRRVIQQKVEDPLSDKLLSGEFVEGNSIEVNVNDDGEIVLEKSAAPQPEPAI; this is encoded by the coding sequence ATGGCTGGTATGGAAAGATTTACACAGCGGGCAAGGCGTGTTCTCAGCCTCGCGCATCAGGAAGCCGAGCGCGCCCGCCAAAACAGCATTGGGACCGAACACCTGCTTCTCGGACTCATGGACGAGGAAGGCGGCGTTGCCGGGCGCGTCCTGCGCGACCTCGGCATGACCTCCGACCGCGTCCGTGAAGTGGTTGCGCGCGTTTCGGGGAACCCGGTCAACTTTGACCCCAACCTGATCGAACTTGCAGCCGAAACCCAGCAGGTGCTCGAATTTGCCGTGGATGAAGCGCGCCGCCTCGGACATCACTACATCGGAACCGAACACATTTTGCTCGGGCTGGTACGGGTTGAATCCGTCGCAATGGAAGTGCTTCGCAAGCTCGGCGTGACGCCCGACCAGATCCGTCGTCAGACACGCCGCGTGTTGAACGAATCCGCTTCCTCCTCACCGACGCCTGCCGGCCCCCCATCAGGCAGCCGCGGCGCTTCGGCAGCCAACCCCAAGACCCCCCTCGTCGATCAACTCGCTTCGGACCTGACCTCCAAAGCCGAGGAGAAGAAGCTCGACCCCGTCATCGGGCGTCAAATGGAGATCGAGCGCGTCATTCAAATTTTAGCGCGCCGCACCAAGAACAACCCCGCCCTCATCGGCGAACCCGGCGTCGGCAAGACCGCCATCGTCGAGGGACTTGCCCAGCGCATCGTCGAAGGCGACGTCCCTGCACCGCTGATGAACAAGCGCGTCCTTCAACTGGACGTCGGCTCGCTCGTGGCCGGCACCATGTATCGCGGTCAGTTCGAGGAAAGACTTAAACGGATCATCGATGAGTTGAAAACATCAGGCGCAATCCTGTTCATTGACGAGGTCCATATGCTGGTCGGGGCGGGAGCCGCAGGGTCATCCGTCGATGCGGCGAACATCCTCAAGCCGGCCTTATCCCGAGGCGAGTTACAGGTCATCGGCGCGACCACCCTGGATGAATATCGCAAGCATATCGAATCCGATGCCGCGCTCGAACGCCGCTTCCAGCCTGTGCAGGTGGACGAACCCTCCGAGGAGGAAACGATTGCCATCCTCAAGGGCGTCCGCAGTGCCTACGAAGAGCATCACCATCTGGTCATCTCCGACGAAGCGCTGGAAGCCGCCGCGCATTTATCCTCACGCTACGTCACCGAACGGTTTTTACCCGACAAAGCCATCGACTTGATCGATGAATCATCCTCGCGTGTACGTATGTACAAAAGTCCCGCCGCAAAACATGCCAAGGATCTGTTCGGGCAATTACGCGCCGCGCGCCAGAACCGCACCCTTGCATTGGAGGAGGGCAACAACGAAGACATCAAGGAATGGGAGGAGCGTGAAATGGATCTCGGCCAGCAGATCGAACGCCTGCGCACCGGCTGGGACCGCGCCAACAGCCCGGTGGTTTCCGCGGAGGATATTGCCGAGGTCGTCTCCATGTGGACGGGTGTTCCGCTGATGCAACTGGCGGAAGCCGAATCACAACGCCTGCTCAAGATGGAGGATGAGTTGCGTAAGGGTATTATCGGGCAGGAGGATGCGATCATCGCCATCTCCCGCGCGGTCCGCCGCGCACGCGCCGGCTTAAAAGACCCCAAACGCCCGATCGGTTCCTTCATGTTCCTCGGGCCCACAGGCGTGGGCAAAACCGAACTCACCAAAACCCTCGCCAAATTCATGTTCGGCAGTGAAGATGCTGCCATACAACTGGACATGTCCGAATTCATGGAACGTCACACCGCCGCCCGTCTGGTGGGCGCACCTCCCGGATACGTCGGCTATGAGGACGCAGGTCAGCTCACCGAAGCGCTGCGCCGCAGGCCGTACTCCATCGTCGTCTTCGACGAGATCGAAAAGGCGCATCCCGAGGTCCACAACATGCTGCTACAGATCATGGAGGAAGGCCACCTCAGCGATGCGAAGGGACGCAAGGTGGATTTCCGCAACGCCATCATCGTGATGACCTCCAACATCGGCGCGGATGTCATTAAAAAGCAATCCTCTCTCGGCTTCGCCCTGAAGCGTGACGAGGTGACCGAGGAAAGACTCTCCTATGAGGAAATGCGCAAGAAGTTGAGTGAGTCGCTCAAGCGCGCCTTCCGCCCCGAATTCATCAACCGCATGGATTCAGTCGTCATCTTCCGCTCGCTCAACAGGGATGACATCCTGAAGATCGTTTCCCTGGAACTGGACAAGGTCTCCGAACGCATCAAGGACCATAACCTTGTACTGAATGCCACCTCCGAGGCATTGGCCTCCCTTGCAGAGCAGGGCTTCGATACCGAATTTGGAGCACGGCCGCTGCGCCGCGTCATTCAACAGAAGGTGGAAGACCCCCTTTCCGATAAACTGCTCTCCGGTGAATTCGTGGAGGGCAACTCCATTGAAGTGAACGTCAATGACGACGGCGAAATCGTGCTTGAAAAATCAGCCGCGCCGCAGCCCGAACCAGCCATCTAG
- the msrA gene encoding peptide-methionine (S)-S-oxide reductase MsrA — protein MNANYETVTLAGGCFWCLEAVYDEVKGILSVDSGYANGHVPNPNYRAVCNGDTGHAEVVQIKFDPSVISFRDILNVFFAIHDPTTLNRQGGDAGTQYRSGIYYHTPEQKEAAEQTIRELDAQKIWDNPIVTEVEPLKDFYIAEDYHQEYFVHNQFQPYCMAVVAPKVTKFRKHFLELWKNQAA, from the coding sequence ATGAACGCAAATTATGAAACCGTCACCCTGGCTGGGGGATGCTTTTGGTGTCTGGAAGCTGTTTATGACGAAGTGAAGGGCATCCTCTCCGTAGACTCAGGCTACGCCAACGGGCATGTTCCCAACCCCAATTACCGCGCCGTTTGTAATGGAGACACGGGTCATGCCGAAGTGGTGCAGATCAAATTCGACCCATCTGTGATTTCATTCCGCGATATTCTTAATGTCTTCTTCGCCATCCATGACCCCACCACGTTGAACCGCCAGGGCGGGGACGCGGGCACGCAGTATCGTTCCGGCATTTATTATCATACGCCTGAGCAAAAAGAAGCTGCCGAGCAAACCATCCGCGAGCTGGACGCACAGAAAATCTGGGACAACCCGATTGTCACCGAAGTGGAACCGCTCAAGGATTTCTACATCGCCGAGGATTATCATCAGGAATACTTCGTGCACAATCAATTCCAGCCGTACTGCATGGCGGTCGTGGCGCCGAAGGTCACGAAATTCCGCAAGCACTTTTTGGAGCTGTGGAAGAACCAGGCAGCCTAA